Proteins from one Bacillota bacterium genomic window:
- a CDS encoding AAA family ATPase, with product MIIKKLGIRGFGRLKDLEIEFTDGFNIIYGKNEAGKSTVQWFIKGMFYGLRGGREREGVIPPIKRFKPWEGNQYGGFMEYILNDGSFYMVNRNFNDNSVYILDSSFNDITHAFETGRDKRIKFAEKHLGLNETCFEKTLFIKQMEAKVDISGKEEIINKLMNVSETGFEDISFKTAEKALKGALKTYVGTEKSSTRPLDKVNRRLNQLNEISHDLKSKRENLVEIEACLNETKRLMIENKKKKKLLDILGESIKIAKGLYELKKTEAELREIEEDLKVLENESKDVLLKIKENQGDRTLFCSDSLQFSSICMMDRLNTAVNEEEVIGLMDEINSLKDEWVKCKENSRILDEKITGANKIKKILNAGIAISLLFAAGLIAAGRQAFKSGFLPAILPGFGVIIALVVPAILLFLKNRVNKKYLNLKKKKSSLDTYIKNIMQKYDSSRKELDCILESFGVGSFKEFFKVKTALDEGKTKMKEFKTLKQRLKELENSTNIQLKRASYLTNSNVSGIEDLEREVEKIEKDIWDYKARLLSLIGTLKSEDNSQLIQFLHEEDDDQEKIITCLIEMEKNWEISYERAREEEAALTLKLKEYETILNTSDYDDDQLQRTIEEIEELEIEKKKLEGIQFSLSKALEVLKEASLEIQRDYMPALNDRMGYYIKQITGGKYKDLRADDKLMLKVLGPERVDIVPVLQLSGGTIDQMYLALRLAMVDLISQKEESLPLIMDEVFTQFDDVRVEETLKLINEMSNGRQIIMFTCKKREVDIAREICRGVNVIKMPNV from the coding sequence TTGATAATTAAGAAGCTGGGGATAAGAGGTTTCGGCAGGCTGAAAGATTTAGAAATTGAATTTACCGACGGTTTTAATATAATATATGGGAAAAACGAAGCGGGAAAGTCTACAGTCCAATGGTTCATTAAAGGTATGTTCTACGGCCTTAGGGGAGGAAGAGAAAGGGAAGGAGTAATACCGCCCATTAAACGGTTTAAACCCTGGGAAGGCAATCAATATGGCGGTTTTATGGAGTATATTCTTAATGATGGGTCTTTTTATATGGTGAATAGAAACTTCAACGATAATTCTGTCTATATTTTGGATTCTTCCTTCAATGATATAACACATGCTTTTGAAACAGGAAGAGATAAAAGGATAAAGTTTGCAGAAAAACACCTGGGCCTAAATGAAACATGTTTTGAAAAAACCCTGTTCATTAAGCAGATGGAGGCAAAAGTTGACATTAGCGGAAAAGAAGAAATAATTAACAAGCTTATGAATGTAAGTGAAACAGGGTTTGAAGATATTTCATTTAAAACTGCAGAAAAGGCATTAAAGGGTGCTCTTAAAACTTATGTGGGGACGGAGAAATCGTCGACTCGGCCCCTTGATAAAGTAAACCGGAGACTTAACCAACTCAATGAAATATCTCATGACCTTAAAAGTAAAAGGGAAAATCTTGTTGAGATAGAAGCATGTCTTAATGAAACTAAAAGATTGATGATAGAGAATAAAAAGAAAAAAAAGCTGCTGGATATTTTAGGAGAATCCATCAAAATTGCCAAGGGACTGTACGAGCTTAAAAAAACTGAAGCAGAATTGAGAGAAATTGAAGAGGACTTGAAGGTACTTGAAAATGAGTCCAAAGATGTACTTTTGAAAATTAAGGAAAACCAGGGCGATAGGACACTTTTCTGTTCTGACTCATTACAGTTTTCATCAATTTGTATGATGGATAGATTGAATACGGCGGTTAATGAAGAAGAAGTTATTGGCCTTATGGATGAAATTAACAGTTTAAAGGATGAATGGGTAAAATGTAAAGAAAACAGTAGAATTCTAGACGAAAAAATAACCGGAGCCAATAAAATAAAAAAAATATTAAATGCCGGTATTGCTATCTCTTTACTTTTTGCAGCAGGATTGATTGCTGCCGGAAGGCAGGCATTTAAAAGCGGATTTTTGCCTGCAATCCTTCCGGGTTTTGGCGTAATAATAGCATTAGTTGTGCCGGCCATATTGTTATTTTTAAAAAATAGGGTAAATAAAAAATACTTAAACCTTAAAAAGAAAAAAAGTTCTCTGGATACTTATATAAAAAATATAATGCAGAAGTATGATTCCAGCAGAAAAGAGCTTGATTGTATTTTGGAAAGTTTCGGCGTTGGGAGTTTTAAAGAGTTTTTCAAAGTGAAAACTGCCCTTGATGAAGGAAAAACAAAAATGAAAGAATTCAAAACCCTTAAACAAAGACTTAAAGAGTTGGAAAACAGCACAAATATTCAACTAAAAAGAGCTTCTTATCTTACGAATTCAAATGTTAGCGGAATAGAGGATCTTGAGCGGGAAGTTGAGAAAATTGAAAAAGATATTTGGGATTATAAGGCAAGGCTTCTCTCTTTAATTGGAACATTAAAGTCTGAAGACAATTCACAACTTATACAGTTTTTGCACGAAGAGGACGACGACCAGGAGAAAATCATTACTTGCTTAATTGAAATGGAGAAAAATTGGGAGATTTCGTATGAAAGAGCTAGGGAAGAAGAGGCTGCATTAACTTTAAAATTGAAGGAATATGAGACAATTCTTAACACTTCAGATTATGATGATGACCAATTGCAGAGAACTATTGAAGAGATAGAAGAACTGGAGATAGAAAAAAAGAAACTGGAAGGGATACAGTTTTCTTTGTCTAAAGCCCTGGAAGTCCTGAAAGAGGCAAGCCTTGAAATACAAAGAGACTATATGCCGGCATTGAATGATAGAATGGGATATTATATAAAACAAATTACAGGCGGGAAATATAAAGATTTAAGAGCTGACGACAAGTTAATGTTGAAAGTTCTGGGTCCCGAAAGGGTAGATATAGTTCCTGTACTGCAACTTAGCGGCGGTACAATAGACCAGATGTACCTTGCCTTAAGGCTTGCTATGGTTGATTTGATTTCACAAAAAGAAGAAAGCCTCCCCCTTATAATGGATGAAGTATTTACTCAATTTGACGATGTACGGGTTGAAGAAACCTTGAAACTTATAAATGAAATGTCTAATGGGAGGCAGATTATAATGTTTACATGTAAAAAAAGAGAAGTTGATATTGCCAGGGAAATATGCAGAGGGGTAAATGTGATAAAAATGCCTAATGTTTAG